A single Crateriforma conspicua DNA region contains:
- a CDS encoding carboxypeptidase-like regulatory domain-containing protein, translating to MKSASLAVGAALLFCSSVFAQGSGLRQWVRLTDDGRLQGEVMIPQNGNIDQAVSRADVRLVDVNGRVWEAKSSTKGRFTLRDVPPGAYALSARGENVWGIAAVHVIASDASDSAVYPTTAALSVASIDRALVQQAVGRYVSAASTGQDPMASVDLTRLSKQVAAGVSSRVRRIEGKLHGRVYLPGAVGDKLMPAVDTNIFIFREGAEAARAVTDLDGKFEIEELPPAAYALVAARSTGVAVVGFELVDGSDKQARSSASSKKQLVSYFAEPIADELVVQLAPPGTIDPVVDTSDDGPSDGTEDAIEDEVVEEGFGSALTIPPGTYIAPSGAGGGGGFVGGGGELIGLAAIAAIAAASDDNDNNQPFVPVPPPVSPASP from the coding sequence ATGAAATCCGCATCGTTGGCTGTTGGTGCAGCCTTGTTATTCTGCAGCAGCGTGTTTGCCCAAGGCAGCGGGCTGCGGCAGTGGGTCCGCCTGACCGATGACGGTCGTCTGCAGGGTGAGGTGATGATTCCGCAAAACGGAAACATCGACCAAGCCGTCAGCCGTGCGGATGTTCGACTGGTCGATGTCAATGGTCGGGTTTGGGAAGCCAAATCCAGCACCAAGGGGCGGTTTACGCTGCGTGATGTCCCGCCGGGTGCATACGCCTTGTCGGCTCGTGGTGAGAACGTCTGGGGTATCGCCGCGGTCCACGTGATCGCGTCGGATGCAAGTGATTCGGCCGTTTATCCCACGACGGCCGCCCTCAGCGTTGCATCGATTGATCGCGCATTGGTTCAGCAAGCGGTCGGCCGATATGTCAGTGCCGCGTCGACTGGCCAAGACCCGATGGCATCGGTGGATTTGACGCGTCTGTCGAAACAAGTCGCTGCCGGTGTGTCATCACGGGTTCGCCGTATCGAAGGCAAGCTGCACGGCCGTGTTTATCTGCCTGGGGCTGTTGGCGACAAGTTGATGCCCGCGGTCGACACGAACATCTTCATCTTCCGCGAAGGTGCCGAAGCGGCCAGAGCCGTGACCGATTTGGATGGCAAGTTCGAGATTGAGGAATTGCCGCCGGCTGCCTACGCGTTGGTTGCCGCCCGTTCCACCGGTGTTGCGGTCGTTGGTTTCGAATTGGTCGATGGCAGCGACAAGCAGGCACGAAGCAGTGCATCGTCGAAAAAACAACTGGTGTCCTACTTTGCCGAGCCGATCGCGGATGAACTGGTGGTTCAGCTGGCACCTCCCGGCACCATCGATCCGGTGGTCGACACATCGGACGACGGACCGAGTGACGGGACCGAGGACGCCATCGAAGATGAAGTCGTTGAGGAAGGTTTTGGTTCGGCTTTGACGATTCCGCCGGGAACCTACATCGCCCCCAGTGGCGCGGGCGGTGGTGGCGGATTCGTCGGTGGTGGCGGTGAATTGATCGGCTTGGCCGCGATTGCGGCGATCGCTGCGGCATCTGACGACAATGACAACAACCAGCCGTTTGTTCCGGTTCCTCCGCCGGTCAGCCCCGCTTCGCCCTGA
- a CDS encoding carboxypeptidase-like regulatory domain-containing protein produces the protein MQRLFFVPLLALLGMITPAFAVQLTRNHLTSNQWVRSTADGHLVGRIVLPTENGTSQAVEAAALALTGPAGQTVTVQTDESGRFQFDNVTPGVYALTARGEGIFAVSAMHVVANDAAGYPEEVELAAANVDHEMVKMALVRYLPASAQRSSSTIDSVDLEKLAARVIGEGFSRVAQDNGGMSGQIHMAGAEGGELKAAPSMNVFVLRNGAEVARAVTDENGQFHIDALTPGQYSLMAVGTAGLGLTGFELVDENEIDRTTSVSSNGETLVGLLGHHCCPQFEMQCAPAPEVVTCVEEVVVETVPACCEEEIIISDEVISETPIGGEIVDCGFGTSACGCGGGGGGYAGGYGGYGGGGGYGGGGWGGGLAALAGIGAIAAIADNNDGNDFPFVPVPPPPVSPASP, from the coding sequence ATGCAACGGCTTTTCTTCGTTCCTTTGCTGGCACTGTTGGGCATGATCACGCCCGCATTCGCAGTACAGCTGACGCGGAACCATCTGACTTCGAATCAGTGGGTGCGATCCACCGCTGATGGGCACTTGGTCGGACGAATTGTTCTGCCCACCGAGAACGGAACGTCGCAAGCCGTCGAGGCTGCGGCGCTGGCGTTGACCGGACCTGCCGGTCAAACCGTCACCGTTCAAACGGACGAAAGCGGACGCTTCCAGTTCGATAACGTCACCCCCGGCGTTTATGCCCTGACCGCACGCGGCGAAGGCATCTTCGCGGTCAGCGCGATGCACGTCGTCGCAAATGACGCGGCTGGATATCCCGAAGAAGTTGAACTGGCCGCGGCCAACGTCGACCACGAGATGGTCAAGATGGCGTTGGTTCGTTACTTGCCCGCCAGTGCCCAGCGTAGCAGCAGCACGATTGACAGCGTCGATCTGGAAAAGCTGGCCGCACGCGTGATCGGCGAAGGTTTTTCGCGGGTCGCTCAAGACAACGGTGGGATGAGCGGTCAAATCCACATGGCCGGTGCCGAAGGCGGTGAGTTGAAGGCCGCACCGTCGATGAACGTTTTCGTTCTGCGTAACGGTGCCGAAGTCGCTCGAGCCGTCACCGACGAGAATGGCCAGTTCCACATCGACGCGTTGACCCCGGGTCAGTACTCGCTGATGGCCGTCGGAACCGCCGGTCTGGGACTGACTGGTTTCGAATTGGTCGACGAAAACGAAATCGACCGCACGACCTCGGTCAGCAGCAACGGCGAAACCCTGGTGGGTCTGCTGGGACATCACTGCTGCCCCCAATTCGAAATGCAATGTGCACCGGCTCCCGAAGTCGTCACTTGTGTCGAAGAAGTCGTCGTGGAAACGGTTCCGGCTTGCTGTGAAGAAGAAATCATCATCAGCGACGAAGTGATCTCCGAAACGCCAATCGGCGGTGAGATCGTCGATTGTGGCTTCGGTACCTCGGCCTGTGGCTGCGGTGGTGGCGGCGGCGGATACGCTGGCGGTTACGGCGGCTACGGTGGTGGTGGCGGATACGGCGGCGGCGGATGGGGCGGTGGCCTCGCTGCACTGGCCGGTATCGGTGCAATTGCCGCGATCGCTGATAACAACGACGGGAACGACTTCCCCTTCGTTCCGGTTCCCCCACCGCCGGTCAGCCCAGCATCGCCGTGA
- a CDS encoding AI-2E family transporter, whose translation MKDSDDPADPNPAASSGDVDGGDAIDRDADTGKASSDPATDRPVSTVGTHQSAASSLFNSFPSLSRIMSVVVLVMVIIAVGLLFYKVMAGFFVPLFLAVLLVVIFRPVHMWILHRMGNRPRTAAAITTGLILTIVLMPLLLLVVVAVGQFASVLKQIDAGSLKRAIERGREQTALAVPHPEYFRRLDEIVIRLQSSEPQHIETSEVLQAKDILGSLQNDESISQSARDAATPAAVSAAESLDELLSEIKGWQNREFDDPVARSYVEDLDLMARLQQLSDDAGSKTRRWMQEILGGSIWGPIRLAANLSDDEIDRMILSTRDTLQPWFVQFTSRTGGFLVTLGIGILIMVISVYFFLIDGPGMVHTLMRLSPMDDNYERRLLMEFDRTSRAVVLASVLSALAQGVLAAIAYFFLGFSGSVVLLFLATTVMALVPFLGAASVWVPCVVWLGLVERQWGQAIFLLIYGTLVISSIDNVIKVFVLHGRSQLHPLLALLSVLGGVGVFGPIGILVGPMVVVFLQTLLEILNHELAKGDFHIRPSDGADETTA comes from the coding sequence ATGAAGGATTCTGACGACCCGGCCGATCCAAACCCTGCGGCCTCCTCCGGCGACGTTGATGGCGGGGACGCGATCGATCGTGATGCGGACACCGGCAAGGCATCATCCGATCCGGCGACCGACCGCCCCGTTTCGACGGTGGGAACGCACCAGTCGGCGGCCTCCAGCTTGTTCAACAGCTTCCCATCGCTGTCGCGGATCATGTCGGTGGTGGTGTTGGTGATGGTCATCATCGCCGTCGGCTTGTTGTTTTACAAAGTCATGGCGGGATTCTTCGTCCCGTTGTTCCTGGCCGTCTTGCTGGTCGTGATCTTTCGCCCGGTGCACATGTGGATTCTGCACCGGATGGGCAATCGTCCGCGGACCGCCGCGGCGATCACCACCGGGTTGATTCTGACCATCGTGTTGATGCCGTTGCTGTTGCTGGTGGTCGTCGCGGTCGGACAGTTTGCTTCGGTATTGAAACAAATCGACGCCGGCAGTCTGAAGCGGGCGATCGAACGAGGTCGCGAACAGACGGCTTTGGCGGTGCCGCATCCCGAATATTTTCGCCGCCTTGATGAAATCGTCATTCGGTTGCAGTCCAGCGAGCCCCAGCACATCGAAACGTCCGAGGTCTTGCAGGCCAAAGACATTCTGGGGTCGCTGCAAAACGATGAATCCATCAGCCAGTCGGCACGCGACGCCGCCACGCCGGCCGCCGTTTCCGCCGCCGAGTCATTGGACGAATTGTTAAGCGAGATCAAAGGCTGGCAGAATCGGGAATTTGACGATCCCGTTGCCCGGTCGTATGTCGAAGACCTGGATTTGATGGCACGCCTGCAACAATTAAGCGACGATGCAGGATCCAAAACCCGACGTTGGATGCAAGAGATTCTGGGGGGATCGATCTGGGGCCCCATCCGCTTGGCGGCCAACCTGAGTGATGACGAAATCGACCGAATGATTCTCAGCACTCGAGACACGCTGCAACCCTGGTTCGTTCAGTTCACCAGTCGCACCGGTGGGTTCTTGGTGACTCTGGGGATTGGCATCCTGATCATGGTCATCTCGGTCTACTTTTTCCTGATCGATGGTCCGGGGATGGTCCACACGCTGATGCGGCTAAGTCCCATGGACGACAACTACGAACGTCGGCTGTTGATGGAATTTGATCGGACCAGTCGTGCCGTCGTTCTGGCATCGGTGCTAAGTGCGCTTGCCCAGGGTGTCTTGGCGGCGATCGCCTATTTCTTTTTGGGGTTTTCCGGTTCGGTCGTGCTACTGTTCTTGGCGACCACGGTCATGGCGCTGGTGCCGTTTCTTGGGGCGGCGTCGGTTTGGGTGCCCTGTGTCGTTTGGCTGGGGCTGGTGGAACGCCAATGGGGACAAGCCATTTTTCTATTGATCTATGGAACGTTGGTGATCAGTTCGATTGACAACGTCATCAAAGTCTTCGTGTTGCACGGACGATCGCAGCTGCACCCGCTGTTGGCACTGCTCAGTGTGCTCGGCGGCGTCGGCGTCTTTGGTCCGATCGGGATCTTGGTCGGTCCCATGGTCGTGGTGTTCCTGCAGACCCTGTTGGAGATTCTGAATCACGAATTGGCCAAGGGCGACTTTCACATTCGGCCGAGCGATGGGGCGGACGAAACCACCGCGTAG
- a CDS encoding lysylphosphatidylglycerol synthase domain-containing protein, translating to MSSPIDSETRPPKRNFKPLIRWARRLVFVLVLVGLAAAGRKAVQQWQAEVRSAESRLSELDRQIQSAAGGSDDQAALRLQRSKVAKSVPRASNLRWGYIGLAACCYALSLMPPGLLLRRAVLAMGQTCRPGVAVAAQLIGHLGKYVPGKAMVVVLRADVMRRQGVAVVPAGIAVFIETLLMMAVGGTVGGLIICFLPAPAWMRWSALVVAAVATLPTVPPILNRVVDRVARSRSAGGDNPSNPLNHWDAGLFIAGWGYSLLAWIGIAAAFTLLVAAIPHGASDSDSAGWLESSATVDLAGLALASAASISLAMVIGFASLIPGGAGVRELVLTTLLAPLVGPAAALLSAIAARVVFLVVECAMALAAQAWLRFRVDASSTVGPAPATAPSASTDSA from the coding sequence TTGTCCAGCCCGATCGATTCCGAAACTCGTCCTCCCAAACGCAACTTCAAGCCGCTGATCCGGTGGGCAAGACGCTTGGTGTTCGTGCTGGTCCTGGTGGGCTTGGCAGCAGCCGGTCGAAAAGCAGTCCAGCAATGGCAGGCGGAGGTTCGATCGGCCGAAAGTCGCCTGAGCGAATTGGACCGCCAGATTCAATCCGCCGCCGGCGGGTCGGATGACCAAGCGGCGCTGAGGCTGCAGCGATCCAAGGTCGCGAAATCCGTTCCCCGCGCCTCCAATCTGCGCTGGGGTTACATCGGTCTGGCTGCGTGCTGTTATGCGTTATCGCTGATGCCGCCCGGCTTGCTGCTACGCCGCGCCGTTTTGGCAATGGGACAAACATGCCGTCCCGGGGTCGCGGTGGCCGCCCAATTGATCGGGCACTTGGGCAAGTATGTTCCCGGCAAAGCGATGGTGGTCGTCTTGCGTGCGGACGTGATGCGTCGGCAGGGCGTGGCGGTGGTCCCCGCCGGAATCGCAGTATTCATCGAAACCTTGTTGATGATGGCCGTGGGCGGCACTGTGGGCGGATTGATCATTTGCTTTCTTCCCGCCCCCGCGTGGATGCGATGGTCGGCCTTGGTTGTGGCCGCGGTTGCGACACTGCCGACGGTGCCGCCAATTTTGAACCGAGTGGTGGACCGAGTCGCCCGGTCGCGTTCCGCGGGCGGCGACAATCCATCGAACCCGCTGAATCACTGGGACGCCGGCTTGTTTATCGCCGGGTGGGGTTACAGCTTGCTGGCATGGATCGGCATCGCCGCCGCGTTCACGCTGTTGGTTGCCGCGATCCCACACGGTGCGTCGGATTCAGATTCCGCGGGCTGGTTGGAATCGTCCGCGACGGTGGACCTCGCCGGATTGGCGTTGGCCAGTGCCGCATCGATCAGCCTGGCAATGGTGATCGGATTTGCGTCACTGATCCCCGGGGGTGCGGGGGTGCGTGAATTGGTCCTGACGACACTCTTGGCGCCGCTGGTCGGTCCCGCCGCTGCACTCTTGTCGGCGATTGCGGCTAGAGTTGTATTTTTGGTCGTCGAATGCGCGATGGCGTTGGCGGCGCAGGCTTGGCTGCGTTTTCGCGTCGATGCGTCATCGACAGTGGGCCCCGCCCCGGCGACCGCACCTTCCGCCTCCACGGACTCGGCATGA
- a CDS encoding glycosyltransferase family 2 protein, which translates to MNDTALAVEPPPAALQHRRPDLAIVVPTFNEQDSLQALHDAITESVDSAGIATEIIFIDDGSSDQSWRRIEQLVAQSSRTHGVKLRRNFGKAAALEAGITASTGRVIITMDADLQDDPQEIPRFMQQIDQGLDVVSGWKKVRHDPWHKVWPSRVFNRLVSGLTGVQLHDHNCGFKAYRREVFDEVRLYGERHRFVPVLAAERGWKVGEIVVQHHARPFGQSKYGVSRILKGFLDLLTIYFITSFGKRPLHLIGGVGVLCFAAGAIGMLYLSMMWVLSRTFASIDVLHLHETAIFYYCILAVLLGAQFMLAGLLAELIVSQQPGRRPAASVAKRVGFRRDESSDHRQNSTETPSNES; encoded by the coding sequence ATGAACGATACCGCTTTGGCCGTCGAGCCACCTCCGGCCGCCCTCCAACATCGACGCCCCGATTTGGCAATCGTGGTGCCCACCTTCAACGAACAAGACTCGTTGCAAGCCCTGCACGATGCGATCACCGAATCGGTCGACAGCGCCGGCATTGCGACCGAAATCATCTTTATCGACGACGGATCATCCGACCAGTCGTGGCGACGCATCGAACAACTGGTCGCCCAGTCGTCGCGAACGCACGGGGTCAAGCTGCGTCGCAATTTTGGCAAAGCGGCGGCGTTGGAAGCCGGCATCACCGCGTCGACCGGGCGAGTGATCATCACCATGGATGCGGACTTGCAAGATGACCCGCAAGAAATCCCGCGTTTCATGCAGCAGATTGATCAGGGGTTGGACGTCGTCAGCGGGTGGAAGAAAGTCCGTCACGATCCCTGGCACAAAGTCTGGCCCAGCCGAGTCTTCAATCGCTTGGTCAGCGGGCTGACCGGCGTGCAACTTCACGATCACAACTGTGGTTTCAAAGCCTATCGCCGCGAAGTCTTCGACGAAGTTCGGCTGTACGGTGAACGCCATCGATTCGTCCCCGTCCTAGCCGCTGAACGTGGTTGGAAAGTGGGCGAAATCGTCGTTCAGCACCACGCGCGCCCGTTTGGACAAAGCAAGTACGGTGTCTCTCGGATCTTGAAGGGATTCCTGGATCTGCTGACGATCTATTTCATCACCTCCTTTGGTAAACGCCCGCTGCACTTGATCGGCGGGGTCGGGGTGTTGTGTTTTGCCGCCGGTGCCATCGGCATGTTGTACCTGTCGATGATGTGGGTCCTTTCGCGGACCTTTGCTTCGATCGACGTCCTGCACCTGCATGAAACGGCGATCTTTTACTACTGCATTTTGGCGGTCTTGTTGGGTGCGCAGTTCATGCTGGCTGGACTGCTGGCTGAATTGATCGTCAGCCAGCAACCCGGTCGTCGCCCGGCCGCCAGCGTCGCCAAACGCGTCGGCTTTCGCCGCGACGAATCGTCCGATCACAGACAAAATTCCACCGAAACGCCATCGAACGAATCGTAG